The Zhihengliuella sp. ISTPL4 genomic interval CCTGCTGTCGTCGATCCCCGGTGCCGCTGTCACCAGCGTCCGCATCGACGGTGTGCTGCACGAGTTCAGCACGATCCCCGGCGTGAAGGAGGATGTCACCGAGATCATCCTCAACATCAAGCAGCTGGTCGTCTCCAGCGAGCGCGACGAGCCCATCACCGCGTACCTCCGCAAGACCGGTGCCGGTGAAGTGACCGCCGCCGACATCTCGGCTCCGGCCGGTGTCGAGGTGCACAACCCCGAGCTCGTCATCGCGACGCTCAACGACACCGCCAAGTTCGAGCTCGAGCTCACCATCGAGCGCGGCCGAGGCTACGTCTCCGCGACGCAGAACCGCAACGAGTACGCCGAGGCCGGTCAGATCCCGATCGACTCGATCTACTCGCCCGTGCTCAAGGTCAGCTACCGCGTCGACGCCACCCGTGCCGGTGAGCGCACCGACTTCGACAAGCTCATCCTCGACGTCGAGACCAAGTCGGCGATCAGCCCCCGCGACGCCGTCGCCTCGGCCGCCAAGACGCTCACCGAGCTGTTCGGTCTCGCCCGCGAGCTGAACGTCGAGGCGGAGGGCATCGAGATCGGCCCGGCGCCGGTGGAGGCTGTGAACTCCAGCGAGCTGTCGATGCCGATCGAGGACCTCGACCTGTCGGTCCGCTCGTACAACTGCCTGAAGCGTGAGGGCATCAACACCGTTTCTGAGCTCGTCGCCCTGTCGGAGACGCAGCTCATGAACATCCGCAATTTCGGCCAGAAGTCGGTCGACGAGGTGCGCGACAAGCTCATCTCGCTCGGTCTGTCGCTCAAGGATTCGGTGCCCGGTTTCGACGGCGCCCACTTCTACGGCGGCAGCGAAGACGAGTCCTTCTGATACCCGACCCTTTCTGACCAGGAGTTAGACGATTATGCCCAAGCCCACCAAGGGTCCCCGCCTCGGAGGCGGCCCCGCCCACGAGCGCCTGCTGCTTGCCAACCTCGCCGCTGCGCTGTACACCCACAAGTCGATCAAGACGACCGAGACGAAGGCCAAGCGCCTGCGTCCGCTCGCCGAGCGCCTCATCACCTTCGCCAAGCGCGGAGACCTCCACGCCCGCCGTCGCGTGCTGTCGGTCATCGGTGACAAGGAAGTCGTGCACGTCCTGTTCAACGAGATCGCTCCGCTCGTCGCGGACCGCGAGGGTGGCTACACGCGTATCACCAAGGTCGGCAACCGCAAGGGCGACAACGCTCCCATGGCCGTGATCGAGCTCGTCCTCGAGCCCGTCACCCCGAAGGCGAAGTCGACCAAGAAGGCCGCCGCGGCTCCGAAGGACGAGAAGCCCGCTGCCGAGGAGGCTCCCGCCGAGGAGACCGTCGAGGCTCCCGCGGACGAGACCGCCACCGAGGACACCGCTGCCGAGGCCGGCGCCGAGTCGCAGGCCGAGGGCGAGGCCGCTGAGGCCGCCGCCGAGGACGCTGTCGAGAAGAAGTCCGAGTAAGGATCTCTCTCCCCACGAAGCCCGCCGCCCCTCCCGGGGTGGCGGGCTTCGTCGTTCATCGCGGGTCGGTGATCCGGTAGCGGGCCCCCGGCCGGCCCTTGGTGGAGTAGTCGAGGGACCGCACCGCCTGGCCGGTCGCAGCGAGGTGCTCCAGGTAGCGGCGGGCGCTGACGCGGGAGATCGCGAGGTCGTCGCCGATCTCGGTCGCGGAGGCGTCGGGGCGGGCCGTCAGGGCGACCGAGACCCGCTCCAGCGTCTCGGCACTCAGGCCCTTCGGGAGACCGTAGCGCTCCCGGAAGGCGATGATCGCGTCGGCCGTCTCGACCCGGCGCACGACATCATGCAGCTCGGTGTGATCGCGGAGCAGGAGCGTCGCTCCCACGTCGGCGGGGTCGCTCCCGGATGCCGTGCTGCGAGCGACGAGAACATGCGAGCCGACGATCACGGGGCGCCCCGCGCCTTCGCCCTCGCGGAGCACCGTGGCGAGCTCGGGGCCGAGGACCTCGTCCGCGGGTGCGCCGTCGAGGTCGGCGGCGTCACGACCGAGGAAGCGCGCGGCCGCATCGTTGACCAGGGTGATCCGCCCGCCACCATCCACTGTCACGACCCCCTCGCTCAGCCCGTGCAGGGTCGTCTCCTGGTTCTTGACCAGGGCCGCGATCTGATGCGGCTCCAGGCGGTGGATGCGCCGGCGGATGAACGACGTCACGCCGGCCGCACCGAGGACCCCGAGCACGGCTGCGACGAGCATCGCGGAGATGAGGCCGACGAGGTTGCTCGTGAACTCCTCATTGAGCTCCGACTCGAGGATTCCGACCGATGCCGTACCGATGACAGTGCCGCCCTCATCGCGGATGGGCACCTTGACCCGCCACGAGGTCCCGAGCGTGCCGGTCTGCGTGCCCACGAAGATCTCGCCGCTCAACGGGATCGACGGGTCGGTCGAGACGCGCTCCCCGATGCGGTCGGCGTTGGGGTGGGAGTAGCGGATGCCGTCCTCGTTGGCCACCACGACGTACGCGAGGTCCGAGGCCTCACGGATGACCTCGGCGACCGGCTGGATGGCGGCGGCGGGGTCGTCGTCGTCGAAGGCGTCCAGGACGACGGGGAGGGCGGCGACCGACTGCGCGACCGCCTGCATGCGGTCCTTGTAGGCCTCTCGGAGCGCGTTCTCCTGGAAGGCTCCGGCGGCGATGCCGGTCGCGAGGGTCACCAGGAACACGATCAGCGCCTGCAGCGCGAGCAGCTGCACACGGAGCGTCATCTTCGAGGCCACCGCTCCATTCTCCCGGGTGGATCCAGGGGCCGCGAGCCGGTGGCGCAGGCGTTCGCGACCAATAGTTACGGAACGCGACCAATGGTTTCCGAAGCTTGAGCGGGCGCACCCGTCCCTCGACAGTGGACGGACTGCACTCGAACGCTCAAGGAGGAGCGCCATGAAC includes:
- a CDS encoding PAS domain-containing protein — protein: MASKMTLRVQLLALQALIVFLVTLATGIAAGAFQENALREAYKDRMQAVAQSVAALPVVLDAFDDDDPAAAIQPVAEVIREASDLAYVVVANEDGIRYSHPNADRIGERVSTDPSIPLSGEIFVGTQTGTLGTSWRVKVPIRDEGGTVIGTASVGILESELNEEFTSNLVGLISAMLVAAVLGVLGAAGVTSFIRRRIHRLEPHQIAALVKNQETTLHGLSEGVVTVDGGGRITLVNDAAARFLGRDAADLDGAPADEVLGPELATVLREGEGAGRPVIVGSHVLVARSTASGSDPADVGATLLLRDHTELHDVVRRVETADAIIAFRERYGLPKGLSAETLERVSVALTARPDASATEIGDDLAISRVSARRYLEHLAATGQAVRSLDYSTKGRPGARYRITDPR
- the rplQ gene encoding 50S ribosomal protein L17 encodes the protein MPKPTKGPRLGGGPAHERLLLANLAAALYTHKSIKTTETKAKRLRPLAERLITFAKRGDLHARRRVLSVIGDKEVVHVLFNEIAPLVADREGGYTRITKVGNRKGDNAPMAVIELVLEPVTPKAKSTKKAAAAPKDEKPAAEEAPAEETVEAPADETATEDTAAEAGAESQAEGEAAEAAAEDAVEKKSE
- a CDS encoding DNA-directed RNA polymerase subunit alpha, with the translated sequence MLIAQRPTLTEEKIVENRSRFIIEPLEPGFGYTIGNALRRSLLSSIPGAAVTSVRIDGVLHEFSTIPGVKEDVTEIILNIKQLVVSSERDEPITAYLRKTGAGEVTAADISAPAGVEVHNPELVIATLNDTAKFELELTIERGRGYVSATQNRNEYAEAGQIPIDSIYSPVLKVSYRVDATRAGERTDFDKLILDVETKSAISPRDAVASAAKTLTELFGLARELNVEAEGIEIGPAPVEAVNSSELSMPIEDLDLSVRSYNCLKREGINTVSELVALSETQLMNIRNFGQKSVDEVRDKLISLGLSLKDSVPGFDGAHFYGGSEDESF